A window of Sodalis praecaptivus genomic DNA:
ACGCCGCGGCATAAACCCGCCCCAAAAATGCCAGATCGCGCCCGGTATTGAACAAACCGGCATTAAAGAAATAGGGGCTGATGCGGCCCGATTTGAGCGTAAATTCGCCGAATTTTAATACCTGTTTGTTTAACGCATACTCGATAAATTTACGCTGGTACTCTTTCACGGACTGTTACTCCTCACCGGTGGGTTGGACAAGCTGCGGCGTACGGTACCGAAAAGGTATCGGCGCCGGGACGATGATAAAGTGGCCGTTACCAAGATGCCAGCCATAAATCGGCTGGCGGCATGCTTCGGTATAAACGCCGGCGAGTGGGTACCGGTTGGCGGTATCGATCAGACGTACTCAACGCAATGGCGTTTGCCCCAATTGCGCGGCAAACGCCAAGTCGTTTCAATGCTTACTGGTTAAGATTCTATTCGTTAGAAAAAAACTTGCGTAATTCTGCTACCGACAACCTTCCCGAATCTTGTTGCCGAATTGCCCGCTCTGATTTAACCGGTGTCATCTGTTTTCCAGCGGCACTTATCGGATGGCTTGGGCCCGGCAAGGGGATGCTGCTTGATGAGGAAGGCACGCCTGTAACACTGGTGGTTGTTACGGGCCAATTCGCGAATATCTCTCTGAACAGGTCGGGCATGTCTTGCTTGAATTCATTGGGCGACTGCGGCGTAGTTTTTGCAAACAAACTAGACGATATAATCAACGCTAAGGCCTGCTTATTGAATTTCGCATTAATATCCTCTACGGCATGGTTATAGCAAAAGTTCACTGTTGAGAGCAATTGCCGGATGTGAGCCTGCTCAACAAGCTTGGAACGATAGTGGTAAGCAATGTCAGCATTCAGCATATGACCGGATTGGCTTTTATGATCCTTCATCTTAAGATAAAGATCTTGATGTATTGGTGTTAGTTCTCGTAATAGTGATTTAAATATGCGTGAAAGTTCATTATTGTTAAGATCATCTACAGCCAGCGCCTGTTTGTCGAAATTAGCTAAGGCCTGGTCGGCTTTGAGTTGTTTGCTCACTTCGCGAAATAACCCCATATTTTCTTCGGGATTTTCAGCGATACTCTCTATCTTTTGACAAAGTGTTCTCAAATTGGTCGTTTTTATCGAATTGTCTTCTCCTTTAGACAGAGTGCCCGGTGTAACAGATGTATCAGCACCGCGCACATTACGCCAATTTGAGAGTACAGCCTTACAGATTGTGGAAAAATTATACGTTGTTATCTTGTTCAAATCTATTTGTACTTTGCTGAACAGCCTAGGGGCTATTGTGTTAAGGTCATTTTTTCTATCAATGACCTCGCCTCCGCTCTTTCCATCTAAATTGAAATATTCACACAGTGCTTCAAGCATTACCCGAAAATTATTTTCTTTTTCCGGTTGCAAGGAGTAATGATAAGCTATGGTGTCATTGAGACTGTGACACGCTCCTTGCGGATCTGTCGCCATATGCGCAAAATCGTCCTGCGTAACCGGTGATAAAGTAGCCAAAGTTCTTTTAAAGATGCCTGCGATATCATAAGGTTGCAATTCATCTTCTTTCAGAAGCGTTTGGTCGATTTTTTCGCAAGCCTGGTTAATTACTCTAACATTACCCGACTTGCAAAGGAGGTCCTTATCATTAATCTCTTTGCTGTCCGCCACAAGACGCTGACAAAGTATCTTGATATTTTCCCTAAATATCATCTCTTTCTTCATAATATCGTTCAGAGTACGGGCGACTTCATAAATATTTACACCCTGCTTTTCCTGACCCTGTTGAAGTTTTGCTTGGATACTTTCGTCATCAGGTACAAATTTAATCTGGCCATCGACCTCTTTCAAGATAAAGGGAACATCGCCGATAACGACTCCCCTTAGGGTATTGAGATTGAGATGTTCTTTATGTTGTTCAACTTCTTCCAGTGAGGAAAACGTCCGTACGTTTTGCCCTACTTGTTGGACGCTCAATCCTTTCCCTGAAGAGGCCGCTTTTTTTTCTTCACCGAGCCCTGTGATCTGACGATATGCTTGACCCACCTGGCTGGTTTGAGAATCACGAGATTGACTTATCGGGTACATGGCTAACTCCTTGAATTATTTTTGTTGCAAGGAAAATATAGCCCCGACTAATTCAGATGCACTATAAAAAAACGCTTACCAAAAAGATATATAATTAAAATTAATCTTTTGTGATAATATTAACTAAGGTTACCTTAAGCTTCAACGATAATAGATGCAGTAAATTATTGCCTACCTTCAATTATTCACGCGATGGTACGAGTTAGCAGCAAATTGTCGCTGTGGCAGAGATAACGCAAATTGCGTGCCTAAACGGATAGGATTAGTGTGCCATCGGACCACCAGTCGCAAATAGCGGCGACTAGGCTGGTTAGGCTGACTTAAGCCGACTGGGTTTTAATTTGCTTATTGATAATCTCCCCTACAGGCGCCCCATCCCTAATACTGCGATTACACGAGGCAGCAGAGATAGCGTTAAACGTTAAGCTACGGCAGGTTAATGACCTTGTATTTGTCCCTTATGGTGATAAAAGGTGCGGATATACCCTTAAAGATGGTCTACACCTTCTGACGGGTTAAACAGCGCCACGGCGGCAATCGCGAGAAAGACTGAAGGATTAAGGGCACCCAAGGAGGGGCCGGCGGGTATCGTGAGACCGCTGAAAAAGCGGCGGATTATCATCTATCCGCCGGCGATAGGCGCTGACGGCTTAAGACCATTGGCCTTAACAGTAGCGGAAATGTAAAGTGTGAAGGGCGGCCGGCTCATGATATTGCAGGTGCCCGCCCAAACGGCTGCTTACTCATCAATCGAGCGTAGCGGGCGCCAGTCGGTGAACAACATCACGAAACAGGCGCGAAATGCCCGCGATCGCGGCAGACTATGCTTCCGCCAGCGCGGCTTTTTGCGCCTGGATCAAGCTGTCAATACCGCCGCGCGCCAATTCGAGCAGCGTAATTAGCTCCTGCTGACTGAAAGGCTCACCTTCGGCGGTTCCCTGCACCTCAATCATGCGACCGTCTTCCATCATCACCACGTTCATATCGGTTTCGGCGGCCGAATCTTCCACATATTCCAAATCGCACACCGCCTCACCGGCCACAATGCCGACGGAGATCGCCGCGACGAATCCTTTCATCGGGTTGGTCTTCAGTTGGCCCTTTTTCTGCATGCTGGCCAGGGCGTCAGCCAGCGCCACGCACGCGCCGGTAATGGACGCGGTGCGGGTGCCGCCGTCAGCCTGTAGCACATCGCAATCCAGGGTAATGGTGTATTCGCCCAATTTGCTCAAATCCACCGCCGCGCGCAGCGAGCGGGCGATAAGACGCTGAATTTCCAGGGTGCGGCCGCCCTGCTTGCCTTTCGCCGCCTCGCGGGGATTGCGGGTATGGGTCGCGCGCGGCAGCATACCGTATTCGGCGGTAATCCAGCCCTGGCCCTGCCCCTTGAGAAAACGCGGCACACCCTCTTCCACCGACGCGGTACACAGCACGCGGGTGTCGCCGAAGGCTATCAGCACCGAGCCTTCTGCGTGTTGGGTAAAATGGCGGGTAATGGTTACTGGGCGTACTTGCTGTACGCTTCTGCCTGCTGGGCGCATAGGGGTATCTCCGGCTCGCAAATCATGGGTTGGCTGCGCATTATACGGACTTCCCCGCCTAATGCCTATCTTGCCTGCCGCTGCGGGGCTATAATCGCAGCAACTTCTTAATAAACGGGTACGCCTATGATCCGCAGTATGACCGCCTTCGCCCGGCGTGAAATTAAGGGCACTTGGGGCACTGCCGCCTGGGAGCTGCGCTCCGTTAATCAGCGCTATCTGGAAACCTACATACGTCTACCGGAACAATTCCGCGGTCTGGAGCCCGCCATTCGCGAACGCATCCGCCTGCGCCTCACCCGAGGCAAAGTGGAATGTAATCTGCGCTTCGACGTAAATCCCGGCGCGCAAAGCGCGCTGATCCTCAATGAAAAACTCGCCAAACAATTGGTGGAAGCCGCGCAGTGGGTGAAAATGCAAAGCGACGAAGGTGAGATCGACCCGCTGGCCATTCTGCGCTGGCCGGGCGTCATGTCCGCGGCGGAGCAGGATTTGGACACCATCAGCGCCGAATTACTCGCCGGGCTGGACGCTACCCTCGGCGACTTTATCAGCGCGCGCGAAACCGAGGGCAACGCGCTCAAGGCGTTGATAGAACAACGGCTGGCGGGCGTCAGCGCCGAAGTGGCCAGCGTGCGCCAGCAGATGCCGGCGGTGCTGGTCTGGCAGCGTGAAAGACTGCTGAGCAAACTTGAGGAGGCCCAGGTTCAGCTGGACGGTAATCGCCTGGAGCAGGAACTGGTCATGCTGGCGCAGCGGATAGACGTCGCGGAGGAGCTGGATCGCCTCGACGCCCATGTTAAAGAGACCTACCAGATTTTGACCAAGAAAGAGGCGGTAGGCCGTCGGCTGGATTTTATGATGCAGGAATTTAACCGCGAGTCGAACACGCTGGCGTCGAAATCCATCAATGCCAGCGTGACGGCATCCGCTATCGAACTGAAAGTATTGATTGAACAAATGCGCGAGCAGATTCAAAACATCGAGTAATCACCGCACCGGTCCATTATCTCCCTCCACGCCCTTTTCCAGGGCGTGTTTGATAGTACCGGTGTAGGCGGTCCGACCTGTCGCGAGCCGATGTTCGCTTCAGCCGACGAGGCTCGAAAAAAGTAGCAACAACGGCCGTTCCATCATCGAACGTCAACGCCAATGACCTGGAGGATCCCTACCGTCGTGGAGGCGTTTGTTTTGCTGATTTCGATGCTTTATGTTCTCGCTAACATCGCCCTTTATAGCATGCGTCACATGCCATAACAGCGCAGGGAGGTGATACTGCGTATCGCCGATTAACGGCGTTTCATCTGGCGGCCGCTGCAAACGTAGGGTCCCTCACCCGGAAAGTTTGGCGATTTCCTGTATCACGGTCTTTGCCAGGGACGATATTAATTAGACGTCCTGCTAGGCGAGGAAATGCATTTAAAGTGGGAGAACCACGGCCGTCGCAACTTAGCCATTATTAATGAAGTATTCACGGTCATCGACATAGATTCAAGACCCAACATGATCCCAGCCATTTACCGGCGTCGCATGAATCGAAAATAAGGGTAAACAATGGCGATGGTTGATAAGGCGGTAAAATAGCCCGGCAGTATGAATACACCCCATCCCCATAACGGTGCGCCTAAATATCAACGCACAAATTTAATTTAAATAAGCCATCAAAATCATCATCTTTTACCAATTGGTCGACAAAAGGAAACGCAGCATCTTGGATCATCCGAAAGCTGATGGTAGTCAAGGATGCGGGTAAAACGCGCGTTCCCGGCATTAACTTCATTACATGTTCATTTTGCATATAATAATTACCCTTTTCAAACAGGCTGAGAACCTGCTGTGGCTCCTGATCACGGAAATCCAAATGGGTAAATCGATGGTAATCTGCGTCACCATAAACCTGCCGTAGATGGGTAAGCTTCGCAAAGATTTCGCCATCGGCTTGCAGGCGAGGTCTTTTCATTTGCGGGCCATTATCGCTGACCCTGTCCGCGCTATTTCTTTTGTGTCCGTGCTCTACGTTCCGTACCTGTGACAAAGGGGAAGCGATTCGCCCGATGGGCATGTCATGATCACCACGGTTGACGTCGTATAAGGAACCACAGGGTGCGGTGCTATTTGTTCTCATAAATTCTCCATATAAAAATAATATAATAATCAATAAATCAAAAGCTTTTGATTGTGACCGCTAATCCGGCAAAAGAACAGAGGCCATTAGCTGACGACTGCGCTCGCCCTAAGATAAAAGTCATTAGCGCTGATATATCAGGCTGAAGACTAGTGCTTTCGATTAAATATCGATTCGATGAAAAAATGCTTTTTTTGGCTTAATTAATCTCCCTAGCGCTTAAACGTTAGCGCGCAAAAAAACGCAAGCGGCAAGGTAATGAGGTGGCATAGCGGTAAGGTATCGATCGCCATCCTGGCCCAACCGCGTCCGACCTTGGGCGGTTGCCCCATGGCAAGCACCAAGGAGAGGGCAATAAGCACGCTCCCCTCTGGGGTGACTTTTTAGCGTTGCCGTTTCAAGTCGGCTTGACGCTTATGTCGCCGGCGCGCGGTTTCTGGCGCAAATGGCAGGCGACCCAGCGGCCATCGCCTCTATCGCTCAGCGTCGGCTCAACCGTGCGGCACTTCTCCCCCACGGAGGGGGCATAAGGGCAGCGGGTATGAAACCGGCACCCGCTTGGGACATTCAGCGGCGAGGGGATATCCCCCGCGAGAATGATGCGGTGACGCTTCACGGTCGGGTCCGGCACCGGAATGGCCGATATCAGCGCTTCGCTGTAGGGGTGTAACGGCGCGGAGTAGAGCTGGCGCGTCGGCGAAATTTCCATAATTTTCCCCAGATACATCACGGCCACCCGATGAGAGATGTGCTTTACCGCCGCCATACCGTGGGCGATAAACAAATAACTCAGTTCCAGCTCTTGTTGTAATTGGCGCAGCAGGTTGAGGATCTGCGATTGTATGGAGACATCCAGGGCGGAAACCGGTTCATCACAAATAATCAGCTTGGGGTCGAGCGCCAGCGCGCGCGCAATACCGATACGCTGGCGCTGACCACCGGAGAACTCATGGGGGTAGCGCCGGGCATGGTAAGTGGCCAACCCTACCAATTCGAGCAATCGCGCGATGCGCCGCGTTCTGTCCGGGCCCGCCGCCAGTCCGTGAATGTCGAACGGTTCGGCAATGAGCTCCTCTACCGTCATTCGCGGGTTAAGCGAGGCAAAGGGATCTTGAAAAATAATCTGCATATCGCGCCGGCAATGGCGCAGTTGGCGGGGTTTGAGCCCAAAGATATCGACGTTTTGGAAAATAGCCTGCCCCGCCGTCGGCTCATGCAGACGCAGGAGGGTCTTGCCCACCGTGGTTTTGCCAGACCCCGACTCGCCGATAAGCGCTAAGGTTTCCCCTTTCGCCAGCGTGAAGCTCACGCCATCCACGGCCTTGAGCATCGTGCCTCGCTGTCCTGGCGCGGGGAAATATTTTTTCAGGTCATGTACCTGCAAAAGGGGGGTGCCGGCCTGCGGTGAAGATGATGTCATCGTGCTTGACCTCTTTTCAACGGCGGCGTTTTCACGTCCGCCTCATCAGATTGCGCGCAGGAGACCGGCAGCGGCGGAGGAACGATAGCGGGGGGCGCCCGGAACGAAATCGGTATCCCTGCGAGACGTTCCTGAGCGAAATGGCAGGCAATGTGCCGTCCCGGTTTCATTTCACGTAACGGCGGTTCCTTTTGCCGGCAGATATCCTGAACGTAAATACAGCGCGGATGGAAACGGCAGCCGCTCGGGATCTGCTGCGGATTCGGCACATTGCCCTCAATAACAAACAAGGTGTCCTGTTCAATATCCATGCGCGGCATGGCGTTGAGCAACCCTTCGGTATAAGGATGGCCGGGTTGGGCAAAGAGGGAAAAGACATCCGCGCTTTCCACCACGCGGCCGCAGTACATCACAAGGACCCGCTCCGCCATCTCCGCCACCACGCCAAGATCGTGGGTCACCAGGATAATCGACATACCGAGCGTCTGTTTCAGTTGCTTCATCAACTCAAGCACCTGCGCCTGGATGGTGACATCCAGCGCGGTGGTCGGTTCGTCGGCGATAAGCAGGTCGGGATGGGTAAACAGCGCCATCGCAATCATGACCCGCTGCCGCATACCGCCTGAAAGCTGGTGCGGGTAATCCCGCACGCGCCGTTCCGGCGAGGGAATGCCCACCAGGCGCAGCGCCTCAACGGCCTCCCGTGCCGCGGCGCGGCGCGACAGGCCCTGATGCAGGCGGATGGCTTCGGATAACTGTGACCCTATGGTGAAGATGGGATTCAGCGACGTCATCGGCTCTTGAAAGATCATAGAGATATGATTTCCGCGCAGGCCGGTCATCTCTTTTTCCGAATAAGCGAGCAGATGACGGCCGCGAAATACCATTGTCCCGCCGGCAATTCTGCCCGGTTTCTCAATCAAACGCATGATGGAAAGGCAGGTTTGACTTTTGCCGCAACCGGACTCACCGACAATAGCCAGCGTCTCGCCCGCCTGAACCTGGAAGCTGACGCCATCAACGGCCCGCACCACACCGTCTTCGGTGTCATAGACCGTTTGCAGGTCGTGAACATCAATGAGGGGTTTTGGCGTGGCCATCGCTTAACCATCCTCGCGCACAATAAGATTGCCATAAGCGTCCACCCGGGCGATTTGTCCCGGTAGCAGATAGGTGGTCGCATCCAATTGTTCGATAATGGCCGGCCCCGCGATAAGCGCTTCAGCGCCGAGCCGGACCCGTTCATAGATAGGACAATCTTGCCATTCCCCGCCGGCATAAACCCGCTGGCTGCCGCGCTCAGACGCCGCGGCCGGCGCACCCGCTGCCGCGAGGGTGGGTAATTGCGGTTTCGCCAGCCGCCCGGTCGCTTTAACGCGGGCCAGCACCACTTCCACCGGCATTTCGGGCTGCGAGAACGTATACAGTTGGTGATGCGCCGCATGAAAACCGTCAATCGCCCGCTGAAGTTCCGCCGGCGTTACGTCGTTGCCTTGCCAAGGTATGGTCAGTTCAAAACCCTGATGGATATAGCGCATACCCACATACCACTCAATCGTTCGGCCTTCGGCCGGCACCTGCTCCGCGTCAAGCCAGGCGACAGCGCCGGCGTTCAGCTCGCTGAACGCGCGCGCCAAGCGATCGAGATCATAATCCGGCGCCCGCAGGATACAGGTCACGGAAAAATCGTTTTTCAGATCGGAGGAGAGCAGCCCCAGACTCGATAGCACGCCGGCTTCCGGCGCGATGATCGCCGCCTTCATGCCTAACAGGCGGGTTAAGAAACCGCTGTGCAGCGGGCCAGCGCCGCCGAACGGCACCAGGGCGAAATCGGCCGGGTCATAGCCGCGCACCACCGAAACTTCGCGTATGGCGCCCATCATATTATTGTTGGCGATATCGATGATACCGCTTGCGGCGTCTTCCACGGTCAGCCCCAGCGGCTTGGCGATGCAGTCTTCTATCGCTTTGGCCGCCGCCGCAACATCCAGCGTCATTTCACCGTTTAATAGGCGGGGCGTCAAATGGCCGAGCACCAGATGCGCGTCCGTCACCGTAGGCTCGGTGCCGCCGCGGCCGTAGCAAACGGGCCCCGGCATGGCGCCCGCGCTCATCGGCCCTACCATTAACGCGCCGTTGACGAAGCGGGCAATCGAACCGCCGCCGGCGCCAATGGTATGGATATCGATCATCGGCAGGCTGAGCGGCCAGTCACCGACGTGGCCTTCGGTGGTGACATTGGCATCTCCGCCGTTGATAAGGCAGATATCCGCCGAGGTGCC
This region includes:
- the rph gene encoding ribonuclease PH gives rise to the protein MRPAGRSVQQVRPVTITRHFTQHAEGSVLIAFGDTRVLCTASVEEGVPRFLKGQGQGWITAEYGMLPRATHTRNPREAAKGKQGGRTLEIQRLIARSLRAAVDLSKLGEYTITLDCDVLQADGGTRTASITGACVALADALASMQKKGQLKTNPMKGFVAAISVGIVAGEAVCDLEYVEDSAAETDMNVVMMEDGRMIEVQGTAEGEPFSQQELITLLELARGGIDSLIQAQKAALAEA
- a CDS encoding YicC/YloC family endoribonuclease; the encoded protein is MIRSMTAFARREIKGTWGTAAWELRSVNQRYLETYIRLPEQFRGLEPAIRERIRLRLTRGKVECNLRFDVNPGAQSALILNEKLAKQLVEAAQWVKMQSDEGEIDPLAILRWPGVMSAAEQDLDTISAELLAGLDATLGDFISARETEGNALKALIEQRLAGVSAEVASVRQQMPAVLVWQRERLLSKLEEAQVQLDGNRLEQELVMLAQRIDVAEELDRLDAHVKETYQILTKKEAVGRRLDFMMQEFNRESNTLASKSINASVTASAIELKVLIEQMREQIQNIE
- a CDS encoding ABC transporter ATP-binding protein → MTSSSPQAGTPLLQVHDLKKYFPAPGQRGTMLKAVDGVSFTLAKGETLALIGESGSGKTTVGKTLLRLHEPTAGQAIFQNVDIFGLKPRQLRHCRRDMQIIFQDPFASLNPRMTVEELIAEPFDIHGLAAGPDRTRRIARLLELVGLATYHARRYPHEFSGGQRQRIGIARALALDPKLIICDEPVSALDVSIQSQILNLLRQLQQELELSYLFIAHGMAAVKHISHRVAVMYLGKIMEISPTRQLYSAPLHPYSEALISAIPVPDPTVKRHRIILAGDIPSPLNVPSGCRFHTRCPYAPSVGEKCRTVEPTLSDRGDGRWVACHLRQKPRAGDISVKPT
- a CDS encoding ABC transporter ATP-binding protein, which codes for MATPKPLIDVHDLQTVYDTEDGVVRAVDGVSFQVQAGETLAIVGESGCGKSQTCLSIMRLIEKPGRIAGGTMVFRGRHLLAYSEKEMTGLRGNHISMIFQEPMTSLNPIFTIGSQLSEAIRLHQGLSRRAAAREAVEALRLVGIPSPERRVRDYPHQLSGGMRQRVMIAMALFTHPDLLIADEPTTALDVTIQAQVLELMKQLKQTLGMSIILVTHDLGVVAEMAERVLVMYCGRVVESADVFSLFAQPGHPYTEGLLNAMPRMDIEQDTLFVIEGNVPNPQQIPSGCRFHPRCIYVQDICRQKEPPLREMKPGRHIACHFAQERLAGIPISFRAPPAIVPPPLPVSCAQSDEADVKTPPLKRGQAR
- a CDS encoding hydantoinase/oxoprolinase family protein, with the translated sequence MEHLLSVAVDTGGTFTDITLVDRRTGKLFKAKTPSTPEDPSLGFVTGMRRILAETGMRAQDISHVFHGTTVATNTILEMDGAECALLTTTGFRHVLEIGRHDIPRNENIYSWVKPTRPVPAERIYEVDGRMDFAGHELAPLCEEQVRAAIARIRQRNIKAIAVCYLHSYANARHEQRTRDIIAQAYPQALVSLSSEVLPTFREFERSMATLLNCYVMPKVSRYVTRLEQRIVDEGVNGRLLLMKSSGGVTGVDTIRRQPVQTALSGPAAGVVGAGLVGRLAGENKLISFDVGGTSADICLINGGDANVTTEGHVGDWPLSLPMIDIHTIGAGGGSIARFVNGALMVGPMSAGAMPGPVCYGRGGTEPTVTDAHLVLGHLTPRLLNGEMTLDVAAAAKAIEDCIAKPLGLTVEDAASGIIDIANNNMMGAIREVSVVRGYDPADFALVPFGGAGPLHSGFLTRLLGMKAAIIAPEAGVLSSLGLLSSDLKNDFSVTCILRAPDYDLDRLARAFSELNAGAVAWLDAEQVPAEGRTIEWYVGMRYIHQGFELTIPWQGNDVTPAELQRAIDGFHAAHHQLYTFSQPEMPVEVVLARVKATGRLAKPQLPTLAAAGAPAAASERGSQRVYAGGEWQDCPIYERVRLGAEALIAGPAIIEQLDATTYLLPGQIARVDAYGNLIVREDG